The stretch of DNA TAGTGGTCGTCGGTTGCCCGGCCCTGCAGCGGCGGCGTCCGCTCGAGCAAGTCGACGTGGGCCGCGATCTCGAACAGTTCCGATTCGACGAGTGCAACGAGTTGTTCGAAATACGCGTCGACGATCGCATCGCGCTCAGCCTCGCTCATTGTGTCGAAGTGGGACGACACTTGGACGTTTTGGCCGTCGACATCGTGGACGCTGCCGATCGCGTAGTCGAACCCCGCCTCCGCGAGGAACGTCTCGATCGCAGCCTCGTCGCGTGGATCGTAGTCCATCTCGACGGCGTCGTAGATCGCGAGATCGAACTCCTCCCGCAGGCGGTCGATCCCCCGTCGGCGGCGCTCGTAGGTGAGATCGAGATTGAAGCCGTAGATGCTGCGCATCGACGCGTGATGTTCGCGCGTGGCCACGTTGCAGTGGTCGGCGACACCGACGCCCTCGAGGTCGGCCGACTCGGCTGCTCGGACCATCGACCGGAGGAACTCACCGTCCGAGTAGTTCGAGTGGACGTGAAAATCCCGCATACGTCGTCGACCACGGAGGGCGGGTTAGGTGTTACGCTCGAGAAACACCGCTCGAGCCGATATGCTGGCCGGCTGTGATAGTTTGTAAACGGAAATGCGTGGGTGTGAGGAGAACGAAGTGTCCTGCTACTGTGGCGGCATGGAATCGCCACACCCTCCCCAGCCGATTCGCTCACGCTGTTCGCTCATCCCTCGCGCAGCTTCGGGCCGCGGTTCGCTCTCCGCTCACCGCGGCACAGCGCGCGCCACCACAGGTCAGAACTGAACGCTGGTGACGGAGCGTTACTCGTTGCGCGGGTTGCTGGGGTGGTAGTCCGTGTCGTACTCGCCGGGCTGGCCGTCGACGCGGTCGGGGTTGAGCCGGCCCGACAGGAGCATGAAGTCGACGAGCGTCAACGCGAGCATCGCCTCGACGACGGGGACGCCACGCGGTGGGAGCACGGGGTCGTGACGGCCGATGACCTTCTCCTCTTTTATTTCGCCGGTCTCCCAGTCGGCGGTCTGCTGGGACTTGGGGATCGACGTGGGCGCGTGGAGCGTGACCTCGCCGTAGATCGGTTCGCCGCTCGAGATGCCGCCCTGGATGCCGCCGTGGTCGTTCTCGACCGGCGTCGGGTTGCCCTCGTCGTCGAATTCCCAGTCGTCGTTGCGCTCCTTGCCGGTCCACTCGCGGGCCTCGCGGCCGAGGCCGAACTCGAAAGCGGTCGCCGCTGGGACGGCCATCATGGCCTGGCCGAGTCGCGCGGACAGCGAGTCGAATCGGGGTGCGCCGAGGCCGACGGGAACGCCCTGGGCCTCGAAGTAGATGCTCCCGCCGATGGAGTCGCCCTCGTCCTGATACTCCGCGATCAGGTCCTGCATCTCCTCGGCGGTTTCGGGGTGAGCACACCGGACGTCGTTTTCTTCCGAGTGCTCGAGCATCTCCTCGAAGCTCACTTCTGGGGCCTCGACGTCGCCGATCTGGTTGACGTGGGCTTTGAGCTCGATCCCTTCGCGTGCGAGTAGTTTCTTCGCGATTGCGCCCGCAGCGACCCAGTTGACCGTCTCACGCGCGGAGGAACGGCCACCGCCGCCCCAGTTTCGCGTGCCGAACTTGGCCGAGTAGGTGAAATCGCCGTGGCTCGGTCGCGGCGCGGTGATGAAGGGTTCGTATTTGCCCGAGCGGGCGTCCTTGTTCTGGATGACGAGCCCGATCGGCGTCCCCGTCGTGTAGCCGTCCTGAACCCCCGATTTGATCGCGACGTCGTCGGGCTCGCCGCGGCTGGTCGTGATCATCGACTGGCCCGGTTTTCGCCGATCGAGGTCTTCCTGAATGTCCTCTTCGGAGAGCTCGAGGCCGGCGGGACAGCCCGAGATGGTACAGCCCATCGCCTCCCCGTGGCTCTCGCCGAACGTGGTCACCTGAAACAGGCGACCGAAGCGGTTGCCGTTCATTACCACGTCCTCGGGGACGGGGACACTTAGCCCTGCAGGATTCTCGCACGACGGTCGAATCGCCGACCGGACGATCGGATCGAACCGTCACCGACAGTGTTGCGCCGAAAGCGTGTGAGACGGACTGCTGTCAGTCAGTGCCAG from Natrinema sp. HArc-T2 encodes:
- a CDS encoding PHP domain-containing protein — protein: MRDFHVHSNYSDGEFLRSMVRAAESADLEGVGVADHCNVATREHHASMRSIYGFNLDLTYERRRRGIDRLREEFDLAIYDAVEMDYDPRDEAAIETFLAEAGFDYAIGSVHDVDGQNVQVSSHFDTMSEAERDAIVDAYFEQLVALVESELFEIAAHVDLLERTPPLQGRATDDHYRRVARAFTESRTIPELNAGRALSDAGVVHPSDRFLSVLREYDVAVTVGTDSHRPTEIPDRADFLADFIAETGLEPVVPDGLER
- the aroC gene encoding chorismate synthase, with product MNGNRFGRLFQVTTFGESHGEAMGCTISGCPAGLELSEEDIQEDLDRRKPGQSMITTSRGEPDDVAIKSGVQDGYTTGTPIGLVIQNKDARSGKYEPFITAPRPSHGDFTYSAKFGTRNWGGGGRSSARETVNWVAAGAIAKKLLAREGIELKAHVNQIGDVEAPEVSFEEMLEHSEENDVRCAHPETAEEMQDLIAEYQDEGDSIGGSIYFEAQGVPVGLGAPRFDSLSARLGQAMMAVPAATAFEFGLGREAREWTGKERNDDWEFDDEGNPTPVENDHGGIQGGISSGEPIYGEVTLHAPTSIPKSQQTADWETGEIKEEKVIGRHDPVLPPRGVPVVEAMLALTLVDFMLLSGRLNPDRVDGQPGEYDTDYHPSNPRNE